In a genomic window of Nyctibius grandis isolate bNycGra1 chromosome 4, bNycGra1.pri, whole genome shotgun sequence:
- the SLC25A22 gene encoding mitochondrial glutamate carrier 1 isoform X2 encodes MLAGCGAGTCQVIVTTPMEMLKIQLQDAGRIAAQKKLMATQAQLSSSVAGAAEPTVETRTTATQITRELLRSKGIAGLYKGLGATLLRDVPFSIVYFPLFANLNKLGQKDPNVKAPFYVSFLSGCVAGSTAAVAVNPCDVIKTRLQSLQRGVNEDTYSGILDCTRKIWQKEGPMAFLKGAYCRALVIAPLFGIAQVVYFIGIAEFLLDMLPKHRA; translated from the exons ATGCTGGCGGGCTGTGGCGCGGGTACCTGCCAGGTGATTGTCACCACCCCCATGGAGATGCTCAAAATCCAGCTGCAGGATGCGGGGCGAATTG cgGCACAGAAGAAGCTGATGGCGACGcaggcccagctctcctctTCTGTGGCGGGGGCGGCAGAGCCGACAGTGGAAACACGCACCACAGCAACACAGATAACAAGGGAGCTGCTGCGGAGCAAAGGCATTGCGGGACTCTACAAGGGCCTGGGAGCCACGCTGCTAAG gGATGTCCCGTTCTCCATTGTTTACTTCCCACTGTTTGCAAACCTGAACAAGCTGGGCCAGAAAGACCCCAATGTCAAGGCTCCATTCTATGTGTCCTTCCTCTCTGGATGCGTGGCTGGCAGTACGGCAGCGGTGGCTGTCAATCCTTGCGATG tGATCAAAACACGGCTGCAGTCCTTGCAGAGAGGAGTGAACGAGGACACCTACTCAGGAATCCTGGACTGCACCAG GAAGATCTGGCAGAAGGAAGGGCCCATGGCCTTCCTGAAAGGGGCATACTGCCGAGCCCTGGTCATTGCTCCTCTCTTCGGCATCGCACAAGTCGTCTACTTCATCGGCATCGCAGAGTTCCTGCTGGACATGCTCCCCAAGCACCGAGCCTAG
- the IRF7 gene encoding interferon regulatory factor 7 — protein sequence MAALQSEGEAQKLRFGPWLVSAISSGSYQGLCWTDQDRGAFRVPWKHNARKDITSSDLEIFKAWAKASGRYQGSPENPAKWKTNFRCALTSTRMFRLLEDHSKCGDDPHKVFAIAPATLWNGKEGDFGSSDPAVDQQPLHQQPQLELDPQDVASVMAPPGSTDPAQPPVLDDLEVLQWVLQQCDISPRNLGSPTPSWVPAGDAPHQDILLQPHPDPSQNNCIPPLAFQQWVPVAEQPPLCTYSPPDPMLLGEQGAVPLPCHPPEVPVPVPSPGEAKLFAPAPRPVPPPAPPEDNTDGIIPILDVSIYYRGKLFHQEEVGGSQCLLAYQPSDPAVALRPGRLVRFPSPAELPDSKQRRFTEELLGGAGLQLEQRARKLFATRLKKCKVFWALSQQLEGVRDPPPNLLCRDQETPIFDFNEFCTELRDFRNGQRQRSPDFTIYLCFGQSFSQAKPKESKLILVKLVPKFCEYWYEQVLREGASSLDSHTVSLQLSDSFSLFELIEQYNMQMD from the exons ATGGCAGCGCTGCAGAGCGAGGG GGAGGCCCAGAAGCTGCGGTTCGGGCCGTGGCTGGTGAGCGCCATCAGCAGCGGGAGCTACCAGGGGCTGTGCTGGACCGACCAAGACCGCGGGGCCTTCCGCGTCCCCTGGAAGCACAATGCCAGGAAGGACATCACCAGCAGCGACCTGGAGATCTTCAAG GCCTGGGCAAAGGCGAGTGGGCGGTATCAGGGGAGTCCTGAGAACCCGGCCAAGTGGAAGACCAACTTCCGCTGTGCCCTGACGAGCACCCGCATGTTCAGGCTGCTGGAGGACCACTCCAAGTGTGGTGACGACCCGCACAAAGTCTTTGCCATCGCCCCAG CCACCCTCTGGAATGGCAAAGAGGGAGATTTCGGCAGCTCTGACCCTGCAGTAGACCAGCAGCCACTGCACCAGCAGCCGCAG CTGGAGCTCGACCCCCAAGACGTGGCCTCAGTAATGGCACCCCCAG GCAGCACCGACCCCGCACAGCCCCCAGTGCTGGACGACCTGGAGGTGCTGCAGTGGGTGCTGCAGCAGTGCGACATCTCCCCCCGCAACCTTGGCTCCCCGACCCCATCCTGGGTGCCTGCAG GGGATGCCCCACATCAGGACATCCTGCTCCAGCCTCACCCAGACCCCAGCCAAAACAACTGCATCCCCCCGCTGGCATTTCAGCAATGGGTGCCCGTGGCGGAGCAGCCCCCCTTGTGCACCTACAGCCCCCCGGATCCCATGCTGCTGGGGGAGCaag GGGCCGTGCCACTGCCGTGCCACCCACCGGAGGTCCCGGTCCCCGTGCCGTCCCCAGGGGAGGCGAAGCTCTTTGCTCCTGCTCCCAGACCTGTGCCACCGCCAGCGCCGCCGGAGGATAACACAG ATGGCATCATCCCCATCCTGGACGTCAGCATCTACTACCGGGGGAAGCTCTTCCaccaggaggaggtggggggcaGCCAGTGCCTGCTGGCGTACCAGCCCTCGGACCCGGCGGTGGCCCTGCGCCCCGGGCGCCTGGTGCgcttccccagccccgccgAGCTGCCCGACAGCAAGCAGCGGCGTTTCACGGAGGAGCTGCTGGGCGGCGCGGGCCTGCAGCTGGAGCAACGCGCCCGCAAGCTCTTCGCCACCCGCCTGAAGAAGTGCAAGGTCTTCTGGgccctctcccagcagctcGAGGGCGtcagggaccccccacccaaCCTGCTCTGCCGGGACCAGGAAACTCCCATCTTTGACTTCAATGAGTTTTGCACAG AGCTGAGGGACTTCCGCAATGGCCAAAGGCAGCGGTCCCCTGACTTCACCATCTACCTCTGCTTTGGGCAGTCCTTCTCCCAGGCCAAGCCCAAGGAGTCCAAGCTCATCCTGGTCAAG CTGGTGCCCAAGTTCTGCGAATACTGGTACGAGCAGGTGCTGCGGGAGGGAGCCTCCTCCCTTGACAGCCACACCGTCAGCCTGCAGCTCTCCGACTCCTTCAGCCTCTTCGAGCTCATCGAACAGTACAACATGCAGATGGACTGA